One window of Papaver somniferum cultivar HN1 unplaced genomic scaffold, ASM357369v1 unplaced-scaffold_5, whole genome shotgun sequence genomic DNA carries:
- the LOC113342961 gene encoding probable proline transporter 2, whose translation MADFDSGMRESRDIESGDVKVPETAHQISQDSWLQIAFILTTGINSAYVLGYSGTVMVPLGWVGGSVGLVLAAALSLYANVLLAKIHELGGKRHIRYRDLAGHIYGKNAYALTWAFQYINLFMINTGYIILAGQALKAMYVLFRDDHLMKLPYFIVIAGFVCALFAFGVPHLSALKIWLGFSNFLSIIYIVIAFILALNDGKKASPRDYNIPGSTATKIFSCIGGFANLFFSFNTGMLPEIQATVKQPVVGNMVKALVFQFTIGLVPMYAITLMGYWAYGNETSAYLLNNVSGPVWLKAVANISAFLQSVIALHIFASPMYEYLDTKFGPTKGGAFSLSHISFRVLVRGGYLTINTLVSALLPFLGDFMSLTGAFSTFPLTFILANHMYLMAKKHKLSMPQKSWHWLNITFFSVVSVAAGVSAVRLILADSKTYNIFADL comes from the coding sequence ATGGCGGACTTCGATTCTGGTATGAGAGAATCAAGAGATATTGAAAGCGGGGATGTCAAAGTACCAGAAACTGCGCATCAAATTAGTCAAGATTCATGGCTACAAATTGCTTTCATACTTACCACCGGTATAAACAGTGCGTATGTATTGGGATATTCCGGCACGGTTATGGTTCCTTTAGGTTGGGTAGGAGGTTCAGTTGGTTTGGTTTTAGCAGCAGCTTTGTCGTTGTATGCCAATGTTCTTCTTGCCAAAATCCATGAGCTTGGTGGAAAGAGACATATCAGATACAGAGATCTTGCTGGCCATATCTATGGAAAGAATGCGTATGCTCTTACATGGGCATTCCAGTACATAAATCTGTTCATGATTAATACTGGTTATATCATTCTAGCTGGTCAAGCTCTCAAGGCCATGTACGTTCTTTTCAGGGATGATCACTTAATGAAGCTCCCTTACTTCATTGTTATAGCTGGGTTTGTTTGCGCTTTGTTCGCCTTTGGTGTACCACATCTATCAGCTCTGAAGATTTGGCTAGGATTTTCAAATTTCCTAAGTATCATATACATCGTCATAGCATTTATATTGGCGCTTAACGACGGGAAGAAGGCTTCACCTAGAGACTACAACATTCCGGGTTCAACAGCAACCAAGATTTTCTCCTGTATCGGTGGATTTGCAAATCTCTTTTTCTCATTCAATACAGGAATGCTTCCAGAGATACAGGCAACAGTGAAACAGCCCGTGGTTGGCAACATGGTGAAAGCTCTTGTCTTTCAGTTCACAATCGGACTTGTACCTATGTACGCCATTACTTTAATGGGATACTGGGCTTACGGAAACGAAACATCAGCATACCTCCTAAACAATGTCTCAGGTCCAGTATGGTTGAAAGCAGTTGCCAACATTTCAGCCTTTCTGCAGTCCGTCATCGCTTTACATATATTTGCGAGTCCAATGTACGAATACTTGGATACAAAGTTTGGTCCAACTAAAGGAGGTGCATTTTCTCTAAGCCATATCTCATTCAGAGTTCTTGTACGAGGGGGTTACCTAACTATAAACACCTTAGTGTCAGCTCTTCTACCTTTCCTCGGAGATTTCATGAGTTTAACTGGGGCCTTCAGCACATTTCCACTCACATTTATCCTCGCCAATCATATGTACCTAATGGCGAAGAAGCATAAGCTTTCAATGCCACAAAAATCTTGGCATTGGCTCAATATCACATTTTTTAGTGTAGTGTCTGTTGCTGCAGGGGTTTCAGCCGTGAGGCTAATCCTAGCTGACTCCAAGACTTACAACATTTTTGCGGATCTCTAA